A genomic window from Cydia amplana chromosome 3, ilCydAmpl1.1, whole genome shotgun sequence includes:
- the LOC134662945 gene encoding uncharacterized protein LOC134662945: MIWWALKVKNVPQVYIDIIRDMYRDSVSLVRTSVGDTKPFPITVGVHQGSALSPFLFSVVLDAVTAEIQDPPPWLLMYADDIALTDEDKQVLERKVNQWKGSLENGGLKLNVAKTEYMACGSTDSTPINIGNEPAVKTDKFKYLGSVLHESGIIDHDIRARISAAWSKWREVTGVICDRRIPLRLKGLVYKCIIRPVLLYGAETWPVLGRHVQELHVTEMKMLRWMCGVTRADRIRNEYIRGSLAVRDVAEKLQECRLRWFGHVCRRPADYVGNICLKLALDGPRPKGRPKKRWLDVVKADMSVNGLTRDDAQDRAKWRKASRKADPGKGRDNAR; the protein is encoded by the coding sequence ATGATCTGGTGGGCACTGAAGGTGAAGAACGTGCCACAAGTCTACATTGACATTATCCGAGACATGTACCGCGATTCGGTTTCTCTGGTAAGGACCTCCGTTGGCGACACAAAACCCTTCCCGATTACAGTTGGTGTTCATCAAGGTTCTGCTCTGAGCCCCTTTCTGTTCAGTGTGGTGCTTGACGCCGTCACGGCGGAGATACAAGACCCACCGCCGTGGTTGCTCATGTATGCAGACGACATCGCACTGACAGACGAGGACAAGCAGGTATTAGAGCGAAAGGTGAACCAGTGGAAGGGGTCGCTAGAAAATGGAGGTCTGAAGCTAAATGTCGCGAAGACCGAATACATGGCCTGCGGAAGTACGGATTCCACTCCCATCAATATAGGGAACGAACCTGCCGTGAAAACGGACAAGTTTAAGTACCTGGGATCAGTACTGCATGAGTCCGGGATCATTGATCACGACATCCGGGCCCGAATCAGCGCGGCTTGGTCTAAATGGCGGGAGGTCACAGGAGTCATCTGCGATCGCAGAATACCGCTTAGACTCAAAGGGCTAGTGTATAAGTGTATTATCCGTCCAGTACTACTTTATGGCGCCGAGACGTGGCCGGTTCTTGGAAGGCACGTTCAGGAGCTTCACGTTACAGAgatgaagatgctgcggtggatgtgcggcGTTACACGCGCTGACCGCATCCGTAACGAGTACATCCGTGGCAGCCTCGCAGTCCGTGACGTAGCAGAGAAGCTCCAAGAATGTCGCCTCCGGTGGTTCGGCCACGTTTGTCGCAGGCCAGCTGACTACGTAGGAAACATATGCCTTAAACTAGCCCTTGACGGCCCCCGACCCAAGGGCAGACCAAAAAAGCGATGGCTCGATGTCGTGAAAGCAGATATGAGCGTGAACGGGCTCACACGAGACGACGCCCAGGATCGCGCAAAGTGGAGGAAAgcaagtaggaaagcggaccctggcaaaggccgggataacgctaggtag